Proteins from one Mucilaginibacter jinjuensis genomic window:
- a CDS encoding helix-turn-helix domain-containing protein translates to MVQDKDHILLNNLLYSCVDETKRSNEQFVHEHSLGYIISGSVLCATTEGEAIVNEGIVGLVRRNQLLKTIKIPPVGGGDFKSINIFFNQDILRRYSLENNIKAVGPYTGDKYRMLPDDPFIKGYFESLLPYFNQPDRLNNALIELKTKEALELVLKIDPSLKDLLFDFAEPYKIDLEAFMNKHYMYNVPVDNFAKLTGRSLASFKRDFGKIFSTSPGQWLQQKRLSEAYYLIKEKGAKPSAVYLDVGFENLSHFSFAFKKAFGVAPSLL, encoded by the coding sequence ATGGTACAGGATAAGGATCATATACTGTTGAATAACCTGCTATACTCATGCGTTGACGAAACCAAGCGGAGTAACGAACAGTTTGTGCACGAGCATTCGCTGGGTTACATTATATCCGGCTCTGTACTCTGCGCAACAACCGAGGGTGAGGCTATTGTTAACGAAGGTATAGTAGGCCTGGTTAGGCGAAATCAATTATTAAAGACAATTAAGATCCCGCCGGTAGGCGGCGGCGATTTTAAGTCGATCAACATATTTTTTAATCAGGACATTCTGCGCAGGTATAGCCTGGAGAATAATATAAAAGCAGTAGGGCCTTATACCGGCGATAAGTATAGGATGTTGCCCGATGACCCCTTTATTAAAGGATATTTTGAATCACTGCTGCCTTATTTTAACCAACCCGACAGGCTTAATAATGCATTGATCGAACTGAAAACAAAAGAAGCTTTAGAGCTGGTATTAAAAATTGACCCATCGCTCAAAGATCTACTGTTTGACTTTGCCGAGCCCTACAAAATAGACCTTGAGGCCTTTATGAACAAGCATTACATGTATAATGTGCCGGTTGATAATTTCGCCAAATTAACCGGGCGCAGCCTGGCAAGCTTTAAACGCGATTTCGGGAAAATCTTCAGTACCTCGCCGGGGCAATGGCTTCAGCAGAAAAGATTATCTGAAGCCTATTATCTGATTAAAGAAAAAGGCGCCAAACCTTCGGCGGTTTATCTGGATGTTGGGTTCGAAAACCTGTCGCATTTTTCATTTGCTTTTAAGAAGGCCTTTGGGGTGGCTCCCTCGCTTTTATGA
- a CDS encoding oxidoreductase, which produces MKKVILITGASAGMGKDFARELLKDGHTVYGAARRLDKMDDIKALGVKIISMDVTDETSMVNGVDAIIKLEGRLDVLINNAGFGSYGAIEDVPIEDAKYQLDVNVFGAARLSQLVIPQMRKQHFGRIINISSIGGKLAMPLGGWYHASKFALEGLSDALRNEVKPFGIDVVVIEPGGVKSEWADIAMDNLVKISGNGEYEKMAKKFAAMSKERGHSVAEPDVITKLVKKAIESQNPKTRYSGGFMAGPLLFLRKILSDRMMDKLFMSQLK; this is translated from the coding sequence ATGAAAAAAGTAATATTGATAACCGGTGCCTCAGCTGGTATGGGTAAAGATTTTGCACGCGAACTATTAAAAGATGGCCACACTGTTTACGGTGCTGCCCGCCGGTTAGACAAGATGGATGACATTAAAGCGCTTGGCGTAAAAATTATAAGTATGGATGTAACCGATGAAACCTCGATGGTTAACGGGGTAGATGCTATAATAAAATTAGAAGGCCGTTTAGATGTGCTGATTAACAACGCTGGCTTCGGTTCTTACGGCGCTATTGAAGATGTACCGATTGAAGATGCTAAGTACCAGTTGGATGTTAACGTATTTGGTGCGGCGCGCCTTTCGCAATTGGTAATACCGCAAATGCGTAAACAGCATTTCGGGCGCATTATTAATATCTCATCCATAGGTGGTAAACTTGCTATGCCCTTAGGTGGTTGGTATCATGCCAGTAAATTTGCGTTAGAAGGCCTGAGTGATGCCCTGCGTAATGAAGTTAAGCCTTTCGGTATCGATGTAGTGGTGATTGAACCCGGTGGTGTAAAATCTGAGTGGGCTGATATTGCGATGGATAACCTGGTAAAAATTTCGGGCAACGGCGAGTATGAAAAGATGGCTAAAAAGTTTGCCGCCATGTCTAAAGAGCGAGGCCATAGTGTTGCTGAACCTGATGTAATTACCAAATTGGTGAAAAAGGCCATTGAATCCCAAAACCCTAAAACAAGATATTCGGGTGGTTTTATGGCTGGGCCTTTATTGTTTCTGCGGAAAATACTGTCAGACCGCATGATGGATAAGTTATTTATGAGCCAGTTAAAGTAA
- a CDS encoding TlpA family protein disulfide reductase, protein MTKKLKSTTNYNPLTIMKQFFLSLLAIVAITGCTWAQNQSTFTQTQPQRIQNLPMYHILNTDSVNVTTTKLKKDKSVMIIYFSPDCSHCQHLMYELKPKLKELSGIQIVMISFVQYKMIKEFYRDFGLSAYPNITVGTEGYTYEMQKYFEIKTTPYIAIYDKHGKLVKAYEKAPDVKELVDVAKKA, encoded by the coding sequence ATGACCAAAAAATTAAAATCGACAACCAACTATAATCCCCTGACTATAATGAAGCAATTCTTTCTTTCCCTGTTAGCTATCGTAGCTATTACAGGCTGTACATGGGCACAGAACCAATCAACGTTCACCCAAACCCAACCACAGCGCATCCAGAACCTGCCGATGTACCATATTTTAAATACCGACAGTGTTAATGTGACCACCACTAAACTGAAAAAAGATAAGTCGGTAATGATCATTTATTTTTCGCCCGATTGCAGCCATTGTCAGCACCTGATGTATGAGCTGAAACCAAAATTGAAAGAGTTATCCGGCATACAGATTGTAATGATCAGCTTTGTGCAATACAAAATGATTAAAGAATTTTACCGCGATTTCGGTTTATCAGCTTATCCTAACATTACTGTTGGTACCGAGGGTTATACTTACGAAATGCAAAAATACTTCGAAATAAAAACCACACCATATATTGCCATTTATGATAAACATGGCAAACTGGTTAAGGCTTACGAGAAAGCACCAGATGTAAAAGAATTGGTTGATGTTGCTAAGAAAGCATAG